A genomic stretch from Chitinophaga agri includes:
- a CDS encoding c-type cytochrome yields MQCRVVITLLVIFLWRIQGASAQKITWNQHIAPIIHANCTPCHKKGDAAPFELVTYDDVAKRATFIKQVTQSRYMPPWKADSHYASFANERRLKDEEIAMIAEWADNKMPKGKEVAGQPEHFLEGTHYHRKPDTVLQMPRAFHIKGDNKERFIVYKIPYEMAQDMNVEAIEFVSNNRKVIHHANYEIDAVPDLDIYAGTDYINLTEDDREKYIQYVPFRQHMIYYGGWIPGATCESYPKNIGWILPKRGVILLTLHYAPVGKDEDNISGIQLFFTKTPVKREIRAVSFGSGGVGQKDIDPYFYIPADAVKTFRLKVTVPEDQSIMYVWPHMHYIGKTFKAFGVTPTGDTVKMVSVTDWSYNWQEVYWYSKLLKLPKGTVIHIEATYDNTAANPANPSSPPRLIYSSGDMKSTDEMLTLVMLYLTYEKEDETISLKNENIMK; encoded by the coding sequence ATGCAGTGCAGGGTTGTCATCACATTACTTGTGATATTTTTATGGAGGATACAGGGTGCTTCGGCACAGAAAATAACGTGGAATCAGCACATTGCGCCGATCATTCACGCGAACTGTACACCCTGTCATAAGAAAGGAGATGCAGCACCATTTGAACTGGTGACTTATGATGATGTGGCCAAACGTGCCACGTTTATAAAACAGGTTACCCAAAGCCGGTACATGCCCCCATGGAAAGCGGATAGTCATTATGCCAGTTTTGCCAACGAGAGAAGATTGAAAGATGAGGAGATCGCTATGATCGCTGAATGGGCTGACAATAAAATGCCGAAGGGGAAAGAAGTGGCGGGACAGCCCGAACATTTCCTGGAGGGAACGCACTATCATCGTAAGCCTGATACGGTATTGCAGATGCCGCGTGCGTTTCATATCAAGGGCGACAACAAGGAACGGTTCATTGTATACAAGATACCGTATGAGATGGCGCAGGATATGAATGTGGAAGCAATAGAATTTGTGTCTAATAACCGGAAGGTGATCCATCATGCGAACTATGAGATCGATGCCGTGCCTGATCTGGACATTTACGCAGGAACAGATTATATCAACCTGACAGAAGATGACCGGGAAAAGTACATTCAGTATGTTCCTTTCCGGCAGCACATGATCTATTATGGAGGATGGATACCCGGAGCCACCTGTGAATCCTACCCTAAGAACATTGGCTGGATCCTGCCGAAACGTGGTGTCATCTTGCTCACTTTGCATTATGCACCAGTAGGAAAAGACGAAGATAATATCAGTGGCATTCAGCTGTTTTTCACCAAAACGCCTGTAAAGAGGGAGATCAGAGCAGTGAGTTTCGGATCAGGCGGAGTAGGGCAGAAGGACATTGATCCCTACTTTTATATACCAGCGGATGCAGTAAAAACCTTCCGTTTGAAAGTTACAGTGCCTGAAGATCAATCAATTATGTATGTGTGGCCACATATGCATTATATTGGAAAGACATTTAAGGCGTTTGGCGTTACACCCACCGGAGACACTGTTAAAATGGTATCAGTAACGGACTGGAGTTATAACTGGCAGGAGGTCTACTGGTATTCAAAGTTGTTAAAGTTGCCCAAGGGTACGGTCATCCATATAGAGGCGACATACGACAATACCGCTGCTAACCCGGCTAACCCATCGTCGCCACCACGGCTGATCTACTCCAGTGGAGATATGAAATCGACAGATGAGATGCTGACCTTAGTGATGCTTTATCTTACGTATGAGAAAGAAGACGAAACAATTTCCCTGAAAAATGAAAACATTATGAAATAA
- a CDS encoding SusC/RagA family TonB-linked outer membrane protein, with amino-acid sequence MRRLLIFLSLFLCVYMSVSAQDKQAVSGTIRDAEGNPLPGITVLEKGTKNGALTDAAGSFRFQVNPKSVLVFSGIGFITQEIALNGNGSLNVSMAVDNKNLGEVVVTALGIKREKKTLGYALQEVGGEQLVAARESNLANAFTGKVAGLQVLRSSNGPAGSTKINLRGNNSLTGTNQPLIVVDGIPLDNFTGATNNDYWNPSKDMGNGLADINPDDIESMSVLKGPSAAALYGSRAGNGVILITTKTGKKQKGAGITYTSQVGFSEIFATPDRQNTFAQGAEGVFQPEGTSSWGPAIAGQSVTDWSGKQVNLQSYDNVKNYFDKGFNFKNTISFQQQVSEGTSIYTSITHLTDKGIIPGAKLNRTNLTARAVSRFGANKRWTSDTKVQYINSRANNRPQNGDNTSNVFRTIYMLPVNIDIRDFSAAKRDNGKMLWYGSGNAVNPYWSKLYDLNEDIRDRFLMTGSLKYDFTSWLNAELKAGADIYGTNAEAKRYAGSPSPANGSYSRSKETFSEVNYSALLSARKDNVFGKLGGAITAGGNLMKQQRDRLDASVGELQIPDFFFLNNGKSNPSITPSSSEKKINSVYGTIGVNWDAYWFVDVTLRNDWSSALSKANRSYFYPSFSTSLIVTDMISRLGGEVPTWISYGKVRASYAQVGNDLAPYSLYNTYEVSKDPNGNTVVKRKNILFDPNVRSELIKSAEIGAELKLFNNRLSVDFAWYKTNATRQLIDLPMDPLSGYSSKKINAGDIENKGIELMLNARVVDNPKGLSWDLGANFSKNKNTVNEIAPGIELYSLGGFDDVQIYAKAGEKYGEIYGTAFQRVTDANSPAYGKMIVNASGYPLATAGKVKLGNQQPDAMLGITNTFYYKNLSLGFQVDGRFGGKMFSGSLSGLQRAGAAAETVVNGKRDDIIVDGVIFNDVTKAYDQNTVAVRPEQYWANALNGTNVGIVENNLYDASNIRLRNLNISYNLPSKFLSRTLVQRASVGLSCNNVWLISSHMKGIDPESVYATNTNAIGFEAGSAPTSRTFLFNVSVSF; translated from the coding sequence ATGAGAAGATTACTGATCTTTTTATCGCTATTCCTATGCGTATACATGAGTGTATCCGCCCAGGATAAACAGGCGGTATCAGGTACTATCAGAGACGCAGAAGGTAATCCACTGCCTGGCATTACGGTCCTCGAGAAAGGCACTAAAAACGGCGCACTTACAGATGCTGCCGGTTCCTTCAGATTTCAGGTCAACCCCAAATCTGTGCTGGTATTTTCCGGAATCGGATTTATCACACAGGAAATAGCTTTAAATGGCAATGGTTCTCTTAATGTGAGCATGGCTGTAGATAACAAGAACCTCGGTGAAGTAGTTGTAACGGCATTGGGTATCAAACGTGAAAAGAAAACACTGGGTTACGCGCTGCAGGAAGTAGGTGGTGAACAACTGGTAGCCGCAAGAGAATCTAACCTGGCTAATGCCTTTACCGGTAAAGTAGCTGGTTTACAGGTATTACGTTCCAGTAACGGTCCTGCTGGTTCCACCAAAATTAACCTGCGTGGTAACAACTCACTGACAGGTACTAACCAGCCCCTGATCGTAGTGGATGGTATTCCACTGGATAACTTCACTGGTGCTACGAACAACGACTACTGGAACCCATCTAAAGACATGGGTAACGGTCTGGCAGATATCAACCCTGATGATATTGAATCTATGTCAGTGCTGAAAGGCCCTTCTGCTGCTGCACTGTACGGTTCCCGTGCTGGTAATGGTGTTATCCTCATTACTACCAAAACAGGTAAAAAACAGAAAGGTGCTGGTATCACCTATACTTCCCAGGTAGGTTTCTCCGAAATCTTCGCAACGCCTGACAGACAAAACACTTTTGCACAGGGTGCTGAAGGTGTTTTCCAACCAGAAGGTACGAGCAGCTGGGGACCAGCTATCGCAGGCCAGAGCGTTACTGACTGGTCTGGTAAACAAGTAAACCTGCAGTCATATGATAACGTGAAGAATTATTTTGACAAAGGGTTTAACTTTAAGAATACGATCTCTTTCCAGCAACAGGTAAGTGAAGGTACTTCCATCTATACTTCCATTACGCACCTGACTGACAAAGGTATTATCCCGGGTGCAAAATTAAATCGTACTAACCTGACTGCCCGTGCAGTATCGCGTTTTGGTGCTAACAAACGCTGGACAAGCGATACCAAGGTTCAGTACATCAATTCAAGAGCAAATAACCGTCCGCAGAATGGTGATAATACCAGCAACGTATTCCGTACGATCTACATGCTGCCTGTAAACATCGATATCAGAGACTTCAGTGCGGCAAAAAGAGACAATGGTAAAATGTTATGGTATGGTTCCGGTAATGCGGTAAACCCATACTGGAGCAAACTGTATGACCTGAATGAAGACATCAGAGATCGTTTCCTGATGACGGGTTCATTAAAATATGACTTTACTTCCTGGCTGAATGCAGAGTTAAAAGCAGGTGCTGATATCTACGGTACTAATGCAGAAGCAAAACGTTACGCAGGTAGCCCTTCTCCTGCAAACGGAAGCTACAGCCGCAGCAAAGAGACTTTCTCTGAGGTGAACTACAGTGCATTGCTCTCTGCCCGTAAAGACAACGTGTTCGGTAAACTGGGTGGTGCGATCACCGCTGGTGGTAACCTCATGAAACAACAGCGTGACCGTCTGGATGCAAGTGTTGGTGAACTGCAGATCCCTGACTTCTTTTTCCTGAACAACGGTAAATCTAATCCAAGCATTACACCGTCTTCTTCTGAAAAGAAAATCAACTCAGTATATGGTACTATCGGTGTAAACTGGGATGCTTACTGGTTTGTAGACGTAACACTGCGTAACGACTGGTCTTCTGCGCTGAGCAAAGCAAACAGATCTTACTTCTATCCGTCTTTCAGTACTTCCCTGATTGTGACTGATATGATCAGCCGCCTGGGTGGTGAAGTGCCTACCTGGATCTCTTATGGTAAAGTACGTGCATCTTATGCACAGGTTGGTAATGACCTCGCACCATACAGCCTGTACAATACCTATGAAGTAAGTAAAGACCCTAACGGTAATACTGTTGTAAAAAGAAAGAACATTCTGTTCGATCCGAACGTAAGAAGTGAGTTGATCAAATCTGCGGAAATTGGTGCTGAACTGAAACTCTTCAACAACCGTCTGAGTGTAGATTTCGCATGGTATAAAACCAACGCTACCCGTCAGCTGATCGACCTGCCAATGGACCCACTGAGTGGCTATTCCAGCAAAAAGATCAACGCGGGCGATATCGAGAACAAGGGTATTGAGCTGATGCTGAATGCACGTGTCGTAGATAATCCAAAAGGTTTATCATGGGACCTGGGTGCTAACTTCTCTAAAAACAAGAACACAGTTAATGAGATCGCACCAGGTATCGAACTGTATTCTTTAGGTGGATTTGACGATGTGCAGATCTATGCTAAAGCTGGTGAGAAATACGGTGAGATCTATGGTACTGCTTTCCAACGCGTAACTGACGCAAATAGCCCTGCTTACGGTAAGATGATCGTGAATGCAAGTGGTTATCCATTAGCAACCGCTGGTAAAGTGAAACTAGGTAATCAGCAGCCAGATGCTATGCTGGGTATCACCAACACCTTCTACTATAAAAACCTGTCACTGGGCTTCCAGGTAGATGGTCGTTTCGGAGGTAAAATGTTCTCTGGATCCCTGTCTGGTTTACAAAGAGCTGGTGCCGCTGCAGAGACAGTTGTAAATGGCAAACGTGATGATATTATCGTGGATGGTGTGATCTTCAACGATGTAACTAAAGCATACGATCAGAACACAGTTGCTGTAAGACCAGAACAATACTGGGCAAATGCACTGAATGGTACTAACGTAGGTATCGTTGAGAACAACCTGTACGATGCATCTAACATCCGTCTGAGAAATCTGAACATCAGCTACAACCTGCCTTCTAAATTCCTTTCAAGAACACTTGTACAGAGAGCCAGTGTAGGTCTCTCCTGTAACAACGTTTGGCTGATCTCCAGTCACATGAAAGGTATAGATCCGGAGTCTGTATATGCAACCAACACAAACGCGATAGGATTTGAAGCGGGTAGCGCACCTACTTCACGCACTTTCCTGTTCAATGTATCTGTTAGTTTCTAA
- a CDS encoding redoxin domain-containing protein, translating to MPKKFVWVLLFGLLSLQTITTQLIASTGENTGGRLKDYKGKLHTIKPKGKAVVYLFLSPECPLCKNYAPVLQALQKKYPEVQFYGIVSGKTFTRALVGEYAKDYKITFPILMDPDKQVAEYMRATVTPEALLIGENGKEYYRGLIDDWVTGLGTKRAKASRKYLELAIENLLSGSELTYSTQPIGCLISNY from the coding sequence ATGCCTAAAAAATTTGTGTGGGTCCTGTTATTTGGGCTGCTATCCTTACAAACCATTACGACACAACTGATAGCCAGCACCGGAGAGAACACAGGCGGAAGATTAAAAGATTATAAGGGAAAGTTGCATACTATAAAGCCGAAGGGAAAAGCAGTGGTCTATCTGTTTCTTTCTCCGGAATGTCCGTTGTGTAAAAACTATGCACCGGTGTTACAGGCATTGCAAAAAAAATATCCTGAGGTGCAGTTCTACGGGATCGTTAGTGGTAAGACATTTACCAGAGCGCTGGTTGGCGAATACGCGAAAGATTATAAGATCACTTTTCCGATACTGATGGATCCTGATAAACAGGTAGCTGAGTATATGAGAGCGACCGTTACACCTGAAGCTTTGCTGATAGGAGAGAACGGAAAGGAATATTACCGCGGCCTGATAGACGACTGGGTAACTGGTTTAGGTACCAAGCGTGCAAAGGCGAGCAGGAAATACCTGGAGCTGGCAATAGAGAACCTGTTGTCCGGAAGTGAGTTGACTTATTCGACACAACCTATTGGTTGTCTTATCAGTAATTATTAA
- a CDS encoding SusC/RagA family TonB-linked outer membrane protein — MRRSLLVCTLLFLCCCFTALAQTKIAVTGTIKDAKGTPLPGVTVKEKGASNGAMSNPDGSFKLSVPGEATLVISYVGFVSQEIPVAGKTSINVTLQEDNKNLNEVVVTALGIKRETRALGYAVSTVSSKDLTQTASPTIGSALYGKAAGVKIVTAPGGAGGAVSVQIRGVSSIGLNTQPLYVIDGVPMRNFSNPAQNSFGTSNGRIDGNGANDLNPEDIESLTILKGASATALYGSEATNGVVVITTKKGTKGKNGLGVEANYSYNQERLAQSPDFQNEYGPGYNPALNLSATGGQSAEGWFTEANGALHPYYRAYGQFGAKFDGREVTYWDGTKRKYEAQKNNYRDFFQTGYNSQANVAISNANEKGSFRFSYTRMDYKSIMPGSNLYKNNFNFNGSLKLHERVTLDVISSYNNFFNHNRPNVLNNVTNSYGGYFSRFDDMNVYKTRFQTRDGYKYVLYNNNSYGQEDKFLYNIRANQLMDYFWDNLRNSYDETQNRFINSASLNIKVLDNLNVKGRVGGDFTNLYAADMRHNERPARLGYSGMYATENRNNNVFYGDVMAIYNPKLTKDLDMTITGGYTARKTTYKYGKTQTQGGLVSENWFSMGNSAQQVQATSTRATQYDNAAFGILNFAYKGFLYVEGTGRYESTNTLAPEVNSYFYPSFNAGFVFSDVVKLPKFFSYAKLRGAYGFVGNHPNLYQSNILYTQYGAVYNNNNLLYQQPNGSGFGNNKLKSEKKREAEIGLETRLLDNKISVDLSYYNNKVSDQILYRSLALSNGASSQLVNAGDIANYGFEAAISATPIESKDFRWTTRFNFAINRNKLVRLPDGQTFLDATNLDNAYVVIRSMVGESLGNIYIHPHNYDAKGNKMVDEYGLYTINTNEYVQAGSILPKLVGGFSNTLSYKNFSLDFTLDYRFGGNLISTPTYYMLGAGMFESTLQYRDAARGGLSYNPVGDEASQDPSKYTYQLAANGSRHDGMILPGTKADGTPNDRVISAADYYLNNYTWGGNGDYSAAIFKNNYIKLREVAVTYNLPQSISDKMRFQGIQVSLIGRNLLYVYKSLPYGIDPEVGVGSSWLSQGIDNGTAGPTRSFGASIRARF; from the coding sequence ATGCGAAGATCTCTCTTAGTGTGTACATTGCTTTTCTTATGCTGCTGCTTTACTGCGTTGGCACAGACTAAGATAGCGGTGACGGGAACTATCAAAGATGCCAAGGGCACTCCTCTCCCTGGCGTAACCGTTAAAGAAAAGGGCGCTTCCAATGGCGCAATGTCAAATCCGGACGGAAGCTTCAAACTGTCAGTGCCAGGTGAAGCAACGCTGGTGATTTCGTATGTAGGGTTTGTTTCCCAGGAAATTCCAGTTGCAGGTAAAACATCTATCAATGTTACACTGCAGGAAGACAACAAAAACCTGAACGAGGTAGTTGTAACCGCGTTAGGTATTAAAAGAGAAACACGTGCACTCGGTTATGCAGTAAGCACTGTGAGTTCTAAAGATTTAACTCAGACTGCCAGCCCAACCATCGGTTCTGCATTGTATGGTAAAGCTGCAGGTGTGAAGATCGTTACTGCTCCAGGTGGTGCTGGTGGTGCGGTTTCTGTACAGATCAGAGGTGTATCTTCTATCGGTCTGAACACACAGCCACTGTACGTAATTGACGGTGTGCCTATGAGAAACTTCAGCAACCCTGCGCAGAACTCCTTCGGTACCAGCAATGGTCGTATCGATGGTAACGGTGCGAATGACCTCAACCCTGAGGACATCGAGAGCCTGACCATCCTGAAAGGTGCGAGTGCAACTGCACTGTACGGTTCTGAAGCAACCAACGGTGTAGTAGTAATCACTACCAAGAAAGGTACTAAAGGTAAAAACGGTCTGGGTGTAGAAGCTAACTACTCTTACAACCAGGAAAGACTGGCTCAGTCTCCTGATTTCCAGAATGAATATGGTCCTGGTTACAACCCAGCGCTGAACCTGTCTGCTACTGGCGGCCAGAGTGCGGAAGGTTGGTTCACTGAGGCAAATGGTGCTCTTCACCCTTACTATAGAGCTTATGGTCAGTTCGGTGCTAAATTCGACGGCCGTGAGGTTACTTACTGGGATGGTACTAAGAGAAAGTACGAAGCTCAGAAGAACAACTACAGAGATTTCTTCCAGACTGGTTACAACTCCCAGGCTAACGTAGCGATCTCTAACGCAAATGAAAAAGGTAGCTTCCGCTTCTCTTACACCCGTATGGACTATAAGAGCATCATGCCAGGAAGTAATCTGTATAAAAACAACTTCAACTTCAATGGTTCCCTGAAGCTGCACGAGAGAGTTACTTTAGATGTAATCTCTTCTTACAACAACTTCTTCAACCATAACCGTCCAAACGTACTGAACAACGTAACTAACTCTTACGGTGGTTATTTCAGCCGTTTTGATGATATGAACGTGTACAAAACAAGATTCCAGACCAGAGATGGTTACAAATATGTTCTGTACAACAACAACAGCTATGGCCAGGAAGATAAATTCCTGTACAATATCAGAGCTAACCAGCTGATGGACTACTTCTGGGATAACCTGCGTAACAGCTACGACGAGACCCAGAACCGTTTCATCAACAGCGCAAGCCTGAATATTAAAGTGCTGGATAACCTGAACGTTAAAGGTAGAGTAGGTGGTGACTTCACTAACCTGTACGCTGCTGATATGAGACATAACGAGCGTCCTGCCCGTCTTGGTTATTCTGGTATGTATGCTACTGAGAACAGAAACAACAACGTATTCTACGGAGACGTTATGGCTATCTACAATCCTAAGCTGACTAAGGATCTGGATATGACCATTACCGGTGGTTATACTGCACGTAAGACCACTTACAAATATGGTAAAACACAGACACAGGGTGGTCTGGTAAGCGAAAACTGGTTCAGCATGGGTAACTCTGCTCAACAGGTACAGGCTACTTCTACCCGCGCTACTCAGTACGATAACGCTGCTTTCGGTATCCTGAACTTTGCTTATAAAGGATTCCTGTATGTAGAAGGTACTGGTCGTTATGAGTCTACCAACACACTGGCGCCTGAAGTAAACTCTTACTTCTACCCTTCATTCAACGCTGGTTTCGTATTCTCTGATGTAGTTAAGCTGCCTAAATTCTTCAGCTATGCTAAATTAAGAGGTGCGTACGGTTTCGTGGGTAACCACCCGAACCTGTATCAGTCTAACATCCTGTACACTCAGTATGGTGCTGTTTACAACAACAACAACCTGCTGTACCAACAGCCTAATGGTTCTGGCTTCGGTAACAACAAGCTGAAATCTGAGAAAAAGAGAGAAGCTGAGATCGGTCTGGAAACAAGACTGCTGGATAACAAGATCAGCGTAGACCTGAGCTACTATAACAACAAAGTATCTGATCAGATCCTGTACAGATCCCTGGCATTATCTAACGGTGCTTCCAGCCAGCTGGTAAACGCCGGTGATATCGCTAACTACGGTTTTGAAGCTGCGATCAGCGCTACTCCGATCGAAAGCAAAGATTTCCGTTGGACTACCCGCTTCAACTTCGCTATCAACAGAAACAAACTGGTTAGACTGCCTGATGGTCAGACTTTCCTGGATGCAACCAACCTGGATAACGCTTATGTAGTTATTCGTTCAATGGTAGGTGAGTCCCTGGGTAATATCTATATCCACCCACACAACTACGATGCGAAAGGTAACAAGATGGTAGATGAGTACGGTCTGTACACTATCAATACCAACGAATACGTTCAGGCTGGTAGCATTCTGCCTAAACTGGTTGGTGGCTTCTCTAACACCCTGAGCTATAAAAACTTCTCCCTGGACTTCACACTGGATTACCGCTTTGGTGGTAACCTGATCTCTACGCCGACCTATTATATGCTCGGTGCTGGTATGTTCGAGTCTACCCTGCAGTACAGAGATGCAGCACGTGGTGGTCTGTCTTACAACCCAGTTGGAGACGAAGCTTCTCAGGATCCAAGCAAATACACTTACCAACTGGCTGCTAATGGTTCTCGTCATGACGGTATGATCCTGCCAGGTACTAAAGCTGATGGTACGCCAAACGACAGAGTTATCTCTGCTGCTGACTACTATCTGAATAACTACACATGGGGTGGTAACGGCGATTATAGCGCTGCAATCTTCAAAAACAATTACATTAAACTGCGTGAGGTAGCGGTAACTTACAACCTGCCACAGTCTATCTCTGACAAAATGCGTTTCCAGGGCATCCAGGTGTCTCTGATCGGACGTAACCTGCTGTACGTTTACAAATCTCTGCCTTACGGTATCGATCCTGAGGTGGGTGTTGGTTCCAGCTGGTTATCTCAGGGTATCGACAACGGTACTGCTGGTCCTACAAGAAGCTTTGGTGCAAGCATTCGTGCTCGTTTCTAA
- a CDS encoding SusD/RagB family nutrient-binding outer membrane lipoprotein, protein MKSIIKSACILMAGSMLFQSCSKFEEINNDPNSANENQVEVEYAINGSITGAQMNPDVAERSFVLYWKTAGRQHRQGGLSSGGYDDGWTTAYYNQVSGWLNGVNLAVQLAESRIANNTAKPHTKNLLQVARIWRAYLLSEASDNFGPMPIEGFQGVNPQFVSVKDVYYYALKELTEAVAAIDESIANADGLSSFDPAFGYNYNKWKRYANSLRMRLAMRLSEVDAQKAKTEFEAAAASGLLITDADHTFKVQEKPGWDDLTGVMSREWNAQLLSATLNNLYIGLGGVTSEQLLPDSLHSHIKPANYIGLKFADHMASMSNEPTIGYWFDGLHAVIDPRAYKTFIIPGQFNNPDFSPYPTYTNDAKTVKRNMDGYGEVDASFTWNAATTGDWGTKGAKNFLYTYPGTNPRLAQRFRNSTSQRIFFGPWETYFLLAEGAVRGWATPVAAQAAYETGIAKSFEYWGVTDYLSAYLTSDSYNNAGTSVRWTHTAEPGASHTMNYIDAYTKAPGTANILYPSNTLYKAGAVKNDALTKIITQKFIAQVPWLPLEAWNDQRRLGLPFYENPAIERPLPNLPGLTASNYMTSDIKFFPQRIRYPSSLANSNAAGYEQAVSLLGGADAVLTPLWWAKH, encoded by the coding sequence ATGAAAAGTATAATAAAGAGTGCTTGTATATTAATGGCCGGTAGCATGCTGTTTCAGTCATGTTCCAAATTCGAGGAGATTAATAATGATCCGAATTCCGCAAACGAAAATCAGGTAGAAGTTGAATATGCCATCAATGGTTCCATTACAGGAGCACAGATGAATCCGGATGTGGCAGAACGTTCCTTCGTACTTTACTGGAAGACCGCAGGTCGTCAGCACAGACAGGGCGGTTTATCAAGCGGTGGCTATGATGATGGCTGGACAACAGCATATTACAACCAGGTATCTGGCTGGCTGAATGGTGTAAACCTGGCCGTGCAACTGGCGGAATCAAGAATTGCCAATAACACAGCGAAACCTCATACAAAAAACCTGTTGCAGGTAGCACGTATCTGGAGGGCTTATCTGCTGAGTGAAGCATCTGATAACTTTGGACCAATGCCGATAGAAGGCTTCCAGGGTGTGAATCCTCAGTTTGTGAGTGTTAAGGATGTGTATTATTACGCACTGAAAGAATTAACTGAAGCAGTTGCGGCGATCGATGAGTCTATTGCGAATGCAGATGGACTGAGCAGCTTTGATCCTGCATTTGGTTATAACTACAACAAATGGAAACGTTATGCTAACTCGCTGCGTATGCGTTTGGCAATGCGTTTATCAGAAGTAGATGCACAAAAAGCAAAGACTGAGTTTGAAGCAGCAGCGGCAAGTGGCTTGCTGATCACAGATGCTGATCATACATTTAAAGTACAGGAAAAACCAGGATGGGATGACCTGACGGGTGTCATGAGCCGTGAGTGGAATGCGCAGTTACTGTCTGCCACACTGAACAACCTGTATATTGGTCTGGGAGGCGTTACTTCTGAGCAACTGTTACCAGATTCGCTGCATTCCCATATTAAGCCAGCAAATTATATCGGTCTGAAGTTTGCAGATCATATGGCATCTATGAGTAATGAGCCAACCATTGGATACTGGTTTGATGGTTTACATGCGGTGATCGACCCACGTGCTTACAAAACCTTCATTATTCCTGGTCAGTTCAATAATCCTGATTTCTCTCCGTATCCAACTTATACCAATGATGCGAAAACTGTAAAACGCAACATGGATGGTTATGGTGAGGTAGATGCATCATTTACCTGGAATGCCGCTACAACAGGTGACTGGGGTACAAAAGGAGCGAAAAACTTCCTGTATACTTACCCAGGTACGAACCCTCGTCTGGCACAACGTTTCAGGAACAGCACTTCACAACGTATCTTCTTCGGACCATGGGAAACCTATTTCCTGCTGGCTGAAGGTGCTGTGAGAGGCTGGGCTACACCAGTAGCAGCACAGGCCGCGTACGAAACAGGTATTGCAAAGAGTTTCGAATACTGGGGCGTAACAGATTATCTGTCTGCCTACCTGACTTCCGATTCATACAATAACGCGGGTACTTCTGTAAGATGGACACATACAGCAGAACCAGGTGCGTCTCATACAATGAATTATATTGATGCTTACACCAAGGCGCCAGGTACAGCGAATATCCTGTATCCTTCCAATACCCTGTATAAAGCAGGTGCTGTGAAGAATGACGCGTTGACCAAGATCATCACACAGAAATTCATTGCTCAGGTGCCATGGTTACCACTGGAAGCATGGAATGATCAGCGCAGACTGGGCCTGCCATTCTATGAGAATCCGGCTATTGAGCGTCCGCTGCCAAATCTGCCAGGACTGACGGCGAGCAATTACATGACCAGTGATATTAAGTTCTTCCCACAGCGTATCAGATACCCAAGCAGCCTGGCTAACAGCAATGCGGCCGGTTATGAGCAGGCAGTATCACTCCTCGGAGGAGCAGATGCTGTACTGACACCGCTCTGGTGGGCTAAACACTAA